AGTACAATAAATGCACTAACCATGTCTTGAAAATTAAATGCTGATAACATAATTACTTCTTTTTATTTTTCTGTATGCAAAGATATTATATTTTTATGCATTTAACAACAATTCGTTCTCATATTAAATAAATAGTAAAAAAGCATAAAAAACAAAGATTGTAAATGATACAGGTTAATAATTATTGATATTTTTGTAAACAACTAGCTAAACAAGTTTGTTACTAGTATATAAAAAAAAGGTTGTTATGGATACTATGTATGAAACCTTGTTGCAGATACCTCTTTTCCAAGGTCTTGGTGAAGATGAGATCACGAGGATTGTGGGAAAAGTGAAGTTTCACTTTCAGAAGTACAAGGCTGGAAGTGTGATTTACAGAAGAGGTGATTTCTGTAATGATCTGACTTTTCTATTAAAGGGCGAATTAATGTTAGAGTCCACCGATAAGGAGAACAACTTTATTCTGAAGGAATTCGAAGATGCTCCTGATCTAGTTGAGCTTTATTCTCTTTTCGGCATCAATGCCAGCTATTTTTCTACTTATACTGCAGAAACGGATGTTGAGCTGGTATCTATAAATAAATCGTTTATCCTGACTGAACTTGATAAATATGATATTTTTCGGCTAAACTTCCGGAATATACTTTCTAATCGTGCACAACAGCTCCATGATAGATTGTGGCAAAGTAATTATTCGTGTTTAGAAACTAAAATGGTTGATTTCTTGCTGGCTCGTTGCGAAAGACCTTTTGGCAAGAAGCTATTGAAGATTAAAATGGAAGATTTTGGTTTGATTATTGGTGAAACGCGGTTGTCTGTTTCTAAATACCTGAATAATCTGGAGCGGGAAGGTCTTATCATCCTTCGAAGAACAGAAATTGAGATTCCGGATCTGAATCTATTGCGACTATGGAAAGAAAGACACCTGGAATCGTTATCCAAAGATGAAGAGATAGCAGACGAATAAACTTAAATATAAAACGCCTCAAGATTTAATTGAAAATCTTGAGGCGTTTCTTATATCAGTAAGATTCTATTATCTACCCTTTTAATTGTTTTATTTCACTCGTTTATATCCATAAACTGCCAAATCGCCTAATTCTTCTTCAATACGGAGCAGCTGATTATATTTTGCCATACGGTCTGAACGGCTTAACGAACCAGTTTTAATCTGTCCCGAATTTGTTGCTACAGCAATATCTGCAATTGTAGAATCTTCAGTTTCACCGGAACGGTGTGAGGTTACCGATGTGTATCCATGGCGATGAGCCATTTCTATTGCATCCAGCGTTTCTGTCAACGTACCAATCTGATTAACTTTTATAAGAATTGAATTTGCGCAACCTTGATGAATACCTTTTGAAAGGAATTCTACGTTCGTAACAAATAAATCGTCACCTACGAGCTGGCATTTATCACCTATCTTATCAGTTAATAGTTTCCATCCGTCCCAATCGTTTTCACTCATTCCATCTTCAATAGAATCGATAGGGAAAGCTTTTATCAGTTCTTCAAGGTATTCAGCCTGTTCTGCAGATGTTCTTTTCTTACCTTTTGCACCTTCAAACTTGGTATAATCGTATATGCCTTCATGATAAAACTCAGAAGATGCACAATCTAAACCGATAGTGATATCCTTTCCGGGAAGGTATCCGGCTGCTTTAATTGCTGCAAGAATAGAATTCAATGCATCTTCAGTTCCTTCAAGCGTTGGAGCAAATCCACCTTCGTCGCCAACAGCAGTGCTAAGTCCGCGATCTTTTAGAACTTTCTTCAGTGCATGGAACACTTCAGCACCCATTCTTAATGCTTCTTTAAATGAAGGAGCCCCAATCGGACGAATCATGAATTCCTGGAAAGCAATAGGAGCATCAGAGTGTGAGCCACCATTAATGATATTCATCATAGGAACCGGTAATACAAAAGTATTTACCCCACCTATATATCTATATAACGGAAGATCCAGATAAGCAGCCCCTGCTTTTGCTACTGCCAGAGATACTCCAAGAATAGCATTGGCACCAAGTCTTGATTTTGTTTTGGTTTCATCGAGTTCAATCATTGCCTTATCAATTCCTCTTTGATCGAGTACTGATCTTCCAATAAGATGGGGGGCTATTATCTTATTGATATTCTCAACAGCTTTGTGTACACCTTTGCCTCCATAGCGTTTTTTATCGCCATCGCGTAATTCTATAGCTTCGTTTTCACCGGTTGATGCACCAGAAGGAACCGAAGCTCTTCCTATAACACCCGATTCTAATATAACATCAACTTCAACAGTTGGATTACCTCTTGAATCAAGGATCTCTCTTCCAAAAATCTTTTCTATTCTCATTTTTATATAAATTTAAGTTACGAATACAAATATAATAGATAAAATGACTTTTTATCATTGTTAATGAAAAAACACTGATTGAAAAGAAATGTTCTTATCCGAAGGCTCTTTATTTCCTGTTTAATGAAATTTAGCACTCAATAGCTAATACCTGGAAATCTCTCTTAATAATGCATTTATTAAGGCAGCAAAATAACACTTTGCCGTTTGTGATTTATCTCTTCTACTTTATAGATTATCTTTTTATAGAGCATATTTACTTATTATTTGACCTCCAGATATTGTATTCTGGTTATATTTGCGGTAATTATTTATCTAGACTCATGTTAAACAACAGATACAATATAGTACAGAAAGAGCTTGTCTTTTTATTACTAGTGATTATTCCACTTTTTTCTTATTGTCAGAATGGGGCAATTCAGCATTTAAAGTTTAAACAGCTTTCTACGCTTAATGGTTTGCCTACTGATGAGGTGCAGAAGGTTTTTCAGGATAAAGACGGCTATATATGGGTTGCTACCCGAAGTGGTTTATGCTTGTATGACGGTTATCAGGTTAAAACCTATAAAGCGAATCTTTATACACCGGAGTTATTTACAAACAATGATATTCTTTGTGTGGCCGATGATAACAATAATAATTTATGGATTGGTACACTGGACGGACTGAACATATTGAATAAAAAAACGGGCGCTATCCGTAAAATATCTATTCCGGGAGTAAATAATGCCATATCCTGCTTGCTTATAACAAAAGACAATACCGTGTGGATTGGTACGGATTCTGGTTTATGCCGGTATATTCCGCAGAACGATTCTTTTGAACTACTTGATAAAACCCGTACGGGGAATGTTCTAAATACTCCTGCCATAAAATCTTTGATTGAAGATTCAAATGGGAATATCTGGATTGGTACGTGGTCGGCCGGACTATACCGCTATAATCCAAAACTAAAGAGATACTATGCTTATCCTAAAATGAATGCACGTAATTCTGCGCATGTAATTTATGAAGACTATAAAAAGAGGATATGGGTAGGCACGTGGGATGAAGGATTGTTTATGATAGAGAATCCTTATGACATGAAACACTTGCGATGGAAAAGGTTTGTAAATCAGAAAGGTAATCCAAATAGTTTATCTGATAATATTGTTTATTCAATTTCGGAAGATTTTAATACCCATACCCTTTGGGTAGGTACACGTAGTGGACTTAGTATCACAGGGAATAATAATGTTTCCGATAGTTTTATTAATTACTTGCCCGAGAGTAAACAGTATCCTATCATTAATAATGAAGTAAATTCTATTATTCGCGATCGTTCCGGCATGATGTGGATTGGAACAATTGGTGGAGGAGTATGTTGGACCAGTACCCGACAAACTCACTTTAATCTTTATAATATAGAATCCATAAAACATGAATTACCTACCAATTCTGTTCAGTGTCTTTATGTAGACGATCAAGGTCTGGTTTGGATGGGAATAGGTACTTACGGACTTGCTGTATATAATCCTAAAACGAGTATATGTAATTATTATCCTAAGATTCCCGAGTTTGCTGGCATAAAAGGAATGCCTACAGTTAACACTATTGTAAAGGTGAAAAAGACCAATGAATTATGGATTGGCACTTACGATGGAGGTATTTTTGCATATAAGAAAGGTCAGAAAGTAAAAGTATTGCTTCCCGAAAACACTCCATATCTGAAAGATGCCTGTGTTTCTGCCATTATGGAAGATAGTAAAGGCAATTGCTGGATAGGAACCCGCAGTGGATTATGTATCAGATATAATAATGGGAAAGGATATATTTTTAGAACGCTGATTGCTGACAATAAAGACTTAGGACGTTCTACAGTACGTTCTATTTGTGAAGATAGGGATGGAACCATTTGGTGCGGTACATTCAATTACGGTGTAATACGTATTTCCGGAAATCCTCAAAAGCCTGCAACAATGAAGTTTGCTCACTATTCTTTAATGAATAGGAAGCTTAACTGCATTGATGCTCTTTGTTTCTTTAAAGATAAAGCAGGGAGACTATGGCTTGGTACTGAAGGTGGAGGACTAAATCTGTATGACAGAGAAAAGGATACTTTTGTTTCCGTAAATAAACTGATAAATCTTCCGGGAGATGTTGTTTCCTGTATTCAACAAGATTCTAAAGGAAATCTGTGGCTGGGAACAAATTACGGACTTGTAAGGTTGCATGTCGCTAATGAATTGAAAGAGTCTAGCTTCCGTGTTTATACTACTGCGGATGGATTGCAGGATAATTACTTTATTCAGAATTCTTCATTTAACAAGAATGGCGAGTTGTTCTTTGGAGGCTACAAGGGATATAACAGTTTCTTCCCTGATAAAATGGCTGATAATGCGATGAAAGATCCTGTTGTTATAACAGATATTAAAATATTCAATCAATCTTTTGGAACTTTAGATGACGAACTGAGAAACCGGATATCAAAAGAAACTCCCGGATTTACTAAACGGATAGAATTACCTTATAAATATAAAAATTTCACGATTGAGTTTGCAGCATTAGTTTATAATAATTCAAGAGGAAATAAATTTGCTTATAAGTTAGAGGGGTTTGATAAGGATTGGCAGTATACTGATGCCTCACGCCGGTTTGCTAATTACAATAACCTGAAGAGTGGAACTTATACTTTCCGTTTAAAGGCAACAAATGAAAATGGAGTATGGAATGATACTGAAACAACTTTAGAGGTTGTAATCCTTCCTCCGCTCTGGGCAACGTGGTGGGCATACCTTATTTATATAATAGTGGCTGCATTGATTACTCGCTTTTCGTTAAAAGCAGTAAGGAACCGTATACAATTAAGGAACGATCTTAAGATTCAGCAAGTGGAACAAGCTAAATCCGAGGAGGTGAACCATGCTAAACTGCAGTTCTTTACTAATATTACCCATGAACTCTTAACGCCGTTGACTATTATTTCTGCAACAGTAGATGATCTGAAAATGGTTTCTCCTCTGCATAAAGAACATTATACTGTAATGCAGAACAATATATCGCGGTTGATCCGGTTGCTACAGCAGATTCTTGAGTTTAGAAAAGCTGAGACCGGCAACCTGAAACTGAAGGTTTCCAACGATAATCTGGCTGCCTTTGTGAAAAAAGAGGTGGAAAGTTTTCGCCCCTTAATGAAAAAGAAGAAGATGCATCTCTCTGTGGTTTGTGATCCTGAAAATATCTTTGGTTATTTTGATCCCGATAAGTTGGATAAGATTGTGTATAATCTGCTATCTAATGCTTCAAAGTATAACAATGAAGGCGGATTTGTGCAAGTAAATCTGAGTTATGACTCCGAGAAAGAATATGCTGTGCTTACAATTAAAGATAATGGGCAGGGAATTCCTCCGGAAAAGGTGAAGACTCTGTTTAGGCGTTTCTATGAAGGCGATTATCGTCGCTTTAATACCATAGGCACAGGAATCGGACTTTCGCTGACAAAGGATCTGGTGGAATTGCATCAGGGAACTATTACTGTTGAAAGTGAACTGGACAAAGGAACCTCTTTCTGTGTAAAGATACCGATTGACCGTTCATATTATAATGATGATGAGATTGATGATTTGAAGATTGCTGCTACAGAAGGAACGATATCCGATTTGGAACTCTCTGTTCCGGAACCGGAAAAAACGGCAGAAACAAAATCTCATTCTCTGCTGGTTATAGAAGATAATGAAGAGTTACTTCAGCTGATGACCAGATTGTTGAGTCGTGAATATAATATTTTCACTGCGCAAAATGGAAAAGAAGGTATTGCTATTGTTGAAAATGAAGATGTAGATCTCATTGTTTCGGACATTATGATGCCCGAGATGGATGGCATTGAGTTTTGCAAGCATCTAAAAAGTAATTTTGAAACTTGCCATATTCCGCTGATCTTGCTTACTGCAAAGAATAAGGAAGAGGATAGGATTGAGGCTTACGACTCAGGTGCTGATGGATTTATAAGCAAACCTTTTAAGCTTCCGGTGCTTCATGCCAAAATAAAGAATCTTCTAAAGGGGAAAGAACGGGTAGCTAAAGACTTTAAAAAGCAGTTGGTTTTTGAAGCCAAAGAACTGAACTATACCAGTATTGATGAAGAGTTTCTGCAACGGGCTATTGACTGTGTTTATAAGCATCTTGATGATTCCGAGTTCGACCAGCAACAGTTCATTGAGGAAATGGGGTCGAGCAAGTCTACATTATATAAGAAATTAAAATCACTTACCGGACTTAACACTTCTGCCTTTATACGAAACATTCGCTTAAAAGCAGCCTGCAAAATTGTGGAAGAAAAGAAGCGTATCCGCATCTCCGAGCTTGCTTATGCTGTGGGATTCAATGATCCAAAATATTTCAGTGCTTGCTTCAAAAAGGAATTCGGAATGCTCCCCAGTGAATACATTGAAAGATATCTGCCCGAGTCTTTTGTTCAGGAGACAGAAGAGAATGAATAAAAACCATTGGGCAATGCCTGATGGTTTATTGCCCGGTGATTTTAATTTATAGGCCAATGACTGAAATCTATTGCCCGATAAAATATGTGCCTGTCTGGAATATTTTTATACATTCAATATACCTTGTTTTTCCATTTTCCTCCTGTTTCCTTAATAGTCTTTGTGCGTAATATGCATATAATCAAATCGTTGCATGTTGTATTCCTGCTTTTTCAACTTCCTTCCTCAAAAATACAAAAACATAAGGTTGTTTTTAGGGGGGTAACAGGGGTGCTTCCTCTGAAACCCTTTGGTAGTGGGGGTGACAAATTTTAGCACAAGACATATAAAAGAAGTTTTATTTAAAGTTTGTCACCACCCGTAAAATATGCGTACAGAAAATTAGCATATAAACACATGTATGGAATTAAGTGATTCATAATTAGAGTTCATTCATATTTAAAGCTCTTACATTTGCGATGTTGAAACTTAAATGTAAGATCATGAAAAAGCATTTTTTATTTTATGCCTTATCTGCATTAATATCTGGCAATCTATTTGCCCAATGCGTAGAACCATCTCAGCCAGATGTGCAATTGCCGGGTAATATTCCCGGTTACAAACTTGTGTGGAGCGATGAATTTAATAACGAAGGTAAACTCGATAGTAAAATATGGAGCTATGAACATGGGTTTGTCAGGAACAATGAGCTCCAATGGTACCAGGAAGACAATGCCAATTGCTCTGGAGGTGCACTCAGAATAGAAGGCCGACGCGAAAACATAAAGAACCCCAATTATATTGAGGGAAGCACTGATTGGAAAACAAACCGTGAATATGCAAATTACTCAGCTTCGAGTGTAACAACTGCGGGAACCCATTCCTGGTTATACGGACGTTTTGAAATTCGTGCAAAGATTCCTGCGGTGAAAGGTGCCTGGCCGGCAATCTGGACTTTGGGAGAAAATAAAGAATGGCCGCTGAACGGTGAAGTTGATTTGATGGAGTTTTACCGTATTAATGATGTACCCTCTATCCTGGCAAACGCAGCTTGGGGAACAAATGTGAGATGGACAGCTAAGTGGGATGGCTCCAATAAACCATTTAGTCATTTTACAGATAAAGATGCAGATTGGGCAAATAAATTTCATATCTGGCGTATGGATTGGGATAAGGATTTTATCCGTTTGTATCTGGACGATGAATTGCTGAATGAAATAGATCTTTCACAAACAATAAACCCTGATGGGTTCAATCCTTTTCATCAACCCCAGTATCTGTTATTGAATCTTGCCATCGGTGGTAATGGAGGTGATCCTTCTCAAACAAAATTCCCCATAGTTTATCAAATAGATTATGTACGGGTATATCAGCCTGTGTAGAAAAT
This genomic interval from uncultured Bacteroides sp. contains the following:
- a CDS encoding two-component regulator propeller domain-containing protein; this encodes MLNNRYNIVQKELVFLLLVIIPLFSYCQNGAIQHLKFKQLSTLNGLPTDEVQKVFQDKDGYIWVATRSGLCLYDGYQVKTYKANLYTPELFTNNDILCVADDNNNNLWIGTLDGLNILNKKTGAIRKISIPGVNNAISCLLITKDNTVWIGTDSGLCRYIPQNDSFELLDKTRTGNVLNTPAIKSLIEDSNGNIWIGTWSAGLYRYNPKLKRYYAYPKMNARNSAHVIYEDYKKRIWVGTWDEGLFMIENPYDMKHLRWKRFVNQKGNPNSLSDNIVYSISEDFNTHTLWVGTRSGLSITGNNNVSDSFINYLPESKQYPIINNEVNSIIRDRSGMMWIGTIGGGVCWTSTRQTHFNLYNIESIKHELPTNSVQCLYVDDQGLVWMGIGTYGLAVYNPKTSICNYYPKIPEFAGIKGMPTVNTIVKVKKTNELWIGTYDGGIFAYKKGQKVKVLLPENTPYLKDACVSAIMEDSKGNCWIGTRSGLCIRYNNGKGYIFRTLIADNKDLGRSTVRSICEDRDGTIWCGTFNYGVIRISGNPQKPATMKFAHYSLMNRKLNCIDALCFFKDKAGRLWLGTEGGGLNLYDREKDTFVSVNKLINLPGDVVSCIQQDSKGNLWLGTNYGLVRLHVANELKESSFRVYTTADGLQDNYFIQNSSFNKNGELFFGGYKGYNSFFPDKMADNAMKDPVVITDIKIFNQSFGTLDDELRNRISKETPGFTKRIELPYKYKNFTIEFAALVYNNSRGNKFAYKLEGFDKDWQYTDASRRFANYNNLKSGTYTFRLKATNENGVWNDTETTLEVVILPPLWATWWAYLIYIIVAALITRFSLKAVRNRIQLRNDLKIQQVEQAKSEEVNHAKLQFFTNITHELLTPLTIISATVDDLKMVSPLHKEHYTVMQNNISRLIRLLQQILEFRKAETGNLKLKVSNDNLAAFVKKEVESFRPLMKKKKMHLSVVCDPENIFGYFDPDKLDKIVYNLLSNASKYNNEGGFVQVNLSYDSEKEYAVLTIKDNGQGIPPEKVKTLFRRFYEGDYRRFNTIGTGIGLSLTKDLVELHQGTITVESELDKGTSFCVKIPIDRSYYNDDEIDDLKIAATEGTISDLELSVPEPEKTAETKSHSLLVIEDNEELLQLMTRLLSREYNIFTAQNGKEGIAIVENEDVDLIVSDIMMPEMDGIEFCKHLKSNFETCHIPLILLTAKNKEEDRIEAYDSGADGFISKPFKLPVLHAKIKNLLKGKERVAKDFKKQLVFEAKELNYTSIDEEFLQRAIDCVYKHLDDSEFDQQQFIEEMGSSKSTLYKKLKSLTGLNTSAFIRNIRLKAACKIVEEKKRIRISELAYAVGFNDPKYFSACFKKEFGMLPSEYIERYLPESFVQETEENE
- a CDS encoding glycoside hydrolase family 16 protein, encoding MKKHFLFYALSALISGNLFAQCVEPSQPDVQLPGNIPGYKLVWSDEFNNEGKLDSKIWSYEHGFVRNNELQWYQEDNANCSGGALRIEGRRENIKNPNYIEGSTDWKTNREYANYSASSVTTAGTHSWLYGRFEIRAKIPAVKGAWPAIWTLGENKEWPLNGEVDLMEFYRINDVPSILANAAWGTNVRWTAKWDGSNKPFSHFTDKDADWANKFHIWRMDWDKDFIRLYLDDELLNEIDLSQTINPDGFNPFHQPQYLLLNLAIGGNGGDPSQTKFPIVYQIDYVRVYQPV
- the eno gene encoding phosphopyruvate hydratase, with amino-acid sequence MRIEKIFGREILDSRGNPTVEVDVILESGVIGRASVPSGASTGENEAIELRDGDKKRYGGKGVHKAVENINKIIAPHLIGRSVLDQRGIDKAMIELDETKTKSRLGANAILGVSLAVAKAGAAYLDLPLYRYIGGVNTFVLPVPMMNIINGGSHSDAPIAFQEFMIRPIGAPSFKEALRMGAEVFHALKKVLKDRGLSTAVGDEGGFAPTLEGTEDALNSILAAIKAAGYLPGKDITIGLDCASSEFYHEGIYDYTKFEGAKGKKRTSAEQAEYLEELIKAFPIDSIEDGMSENDWDGWKLLTDKIGDKCQLVGDDLFVTNVEFLSKGIHQGCANSILIKVNQIGTLTETLDAIEMAHRHGYTSVTSHRSGETEDSTIADIAVATNSGQIKTGSLSRSDRMAKYNQLLRIEEELGDLAVYGYKRVK
- a CDS encoding Crp/Fnr family transcriptional regulator; the encoded protein is MDTMYETLLQIPLFQGLGEDEITRIVGKVKFHFQKYKAGSVIYRRGDFCNDLTFLLKGELMLESTDKENNFILKEFEDAPDLVELYSLFGINASYFSTYTAETDVELVSINKSFILTELDKYDIFRLNFRNILSNRAQQLHDRLWQSNYSCLETKMVDFLLARCERPFGKKLLKIKMEDFGLIIGETRLSVSKYLNNLEREGLIILRRTEIEIPDLNLLRLWKERHLESLSKDEEIADE